ATCAAATAGTTCCCACAATTTTCACATCAATAGTTATTTAACTATTTtcccaatttaattttttttaccactCTCTTTTCCTCTCTCCTTCGTATAATACTATATTAGTACCATTACCCATCTCTCTGTCACCACCAAACCTCTGCACAtcctctctactctctctcacTCACAAGCAAAAAAGATGTCAGGCAACCATTACTCAAGAGACGTCCACCACAACAGTCCCTCGGTGCACCATCACCAAAACTACGCCGTTGTTGATAGAGAGTATTTATTCGAGAAATCACTAACCCCAAGCGACGTCGGAAAGCTAAACCGTTTAGTCATACCGAAACAACACGCCGAGAAACACTTCCCTCTCAATAATGCCGGGGATGACGTGGCGGCGGTGGAGACGACGGAGAAAGGGATGCTTCTTACCTTCGAGGACGAGTCAGGCAAGTGTTGGAAATTCAGATACTCGTATTGGAACAGTAGCCAAAGCTACGTGTTGACCAAAGGATGGAGCAGGTACGTGAAAGACAAACACCTCCACGCAGGGGACGTTGTTTTCTTTCAGCGGCACCGTTTTGATCTACATAGAGTCTTCATTGGTTGGCGAAAACGCGGCGAGGTTTCTTCCCCTACCGCCGTCTCCGTCGTGTCTCAAGAGGCACGAGTTAACACGACGGCGTACTGGAGCGGCTTGACTACACCTTACCGTCAAGTACACGCGTCAACTAGTTCTTACCCTAACATTCACCAAGAGTATTCACACTATGGTAAAACTCTTTATCTCTTAtctcaatttattttttgttatttttctctTATCCATGTGTCAGATATATATACACTTTCTGTTTTTAAAGATATGTGTCATAGATAATGTCTTTTCTTTTCACCAAGATATATACGTTcgtacatttttataatataggTTATTATTTGATGCTTGGTGTTTTAGATTACCTTAAACATTTTTTAGACTGAGCTTAACCATTTTTGCTGgtggatattttattttcttacaaaaattGTCGGTATTAAAATCGCCCAGGAGTTAttaattttattctaaaatatgtGACAACTAGTTTTGTTGCGTGTGTATGTATGTAAATTAACAACCTGAAATAACATTTTGTAATAGATAtatctctttgtttctttttacgTCATGTGTCATTTTGATTCTGGACAAGAAAATAAAACCCGAGGTGGAGTTTAACATTTTAGATACAGAACAATCAAGAaactttggagttacttctctctcccttctctctaactaaaccctaatttgtTGCGCCGCTTTCAGCCGGTGGTGGCCTCCGGTGGTCTCACTGCCCCCGCCGCCGCCGGCTGTCtctcctcttcctctctctttccTTCTCATCCCCTGTCTCGCctccttcttcctctctttAGCTCCGCCGATATACTTACGGTTGTGGTCTCTTTATCCTCTTGGTGTCGCTGCCCGGTGGTTAGGGTTCTGAAGCAGTGGTGAGGCGTAGCTGTGAGAGCGAGGTTTGGGGGCTCTTCCGAGGATGTTTTCGAGACATCGCTTAGATCTGGCCAGATCTGATAGCAAAGGTGAGCGATGGTGCTCCGGTGGTGGTGCTCTGGGTCACCGACGTTTCTTCCGGCGTTAGTTAGTGGTGGTTGATGACAAAACCCTCGTTCTCGGTTGGGGGTGCTCGTTTATTTTGGGATTTCTCTTCTGATCCATCTGTCTTTCATCACCAATGAGAGGTGGCTGGTTAAGAAGTCAATTTTGGATCTCAAGCAGGTGCTCTGGTAGTGGTGGTGATTCTCTTCTAGCAGTTCTTCTTGCAGGTTTGTGCAGCAGCTCCTTGTGGCTAGAAGGCGTTGCTGCCTGTCTTTGAGGTAGAGCTGAGCTCTCCTTCTTCGTTAAATCAGAGTTGGCGTTCTGATGTTGCGGGTTGTTGGAGCTTCTTTTTGCGGTGAAGGGTCAAGCTCCGGTTCTCGGATCTGTCGCTCGTGCGGGTTATTGTTAGCCTAGGTTGTTGTAGTCGTCCTTGGACTGCAATCCCGGTGGCAACGAGTGTTGCTAGCACCTCTGCAGATAGGGTGTAGTTCCGCGGTTCCTTGCCCTGTGGTGTTAGCGTCCCTTTCCCGTGCAGAGTCTGGTGGATGTGGCGGGTTATCATCCATTGGCCTTTCCAAATAAGAGCGGTTTATGTTGAAGCTGGGGTGTTGGTGGATCCGGTGGGGGTCTTAGGGTTATTGGAGTAGTTAGGGGCCTCTGAACTTCAGGTAGGAGGAGTAGAGGTGGTTGTTTGCGGTGTTTGTGAGCTTGAGCTTCGACAGGCTCTGGCTTGTCGATTCACCGCCTCGGTGCAGCCCCATTGTCGTCTACTGCGACTCCGGGTTCTCGATGGTGTCTTCGCATCAACAGGTGGTAGGGCTTTGTAGTAAGGCCATTTTTTGGAGGCGAGTGCCTGGGCAGGCCATTATTTACCGGCTCGTTCTCATATGTTTACTGGTGCCTTCCCTTGAAGCTCCTGATCCTGCGTGTTGTGCTCTCCAGCCAAACCCTTCAAGTACTTCATGTGTGGTCTTTCCTCTTGCTCTCGGCTACATTCATAAATCGTGTTTTCCTttctgttttttgttgttgtgatctgtagtttctttttgttgttgtcttcTGCTACTAGTTTCTCATTGTAAATTCTGtcacaattttaaaaatggtAATACAAGCTTAacatgtttaccaaaaaaaaaaaaaaaaaaaaagaaaataaaacccCGGCAATTTCAATAATCTTCGCAAAGTTGTAAACCAAGGAGAACCGTCCAATCAACTTAGACTAACGTGCTCGTTATTTCTTCCTTTAACTAATAATACAAAATATGTAACTAAAAGACGCGCACGTGTCGTGACGTTGGTAAATTGTAGGCGCTGTCGCTGAGATACCGACGGTTGTTACAGGGAGCTCGAGGACGGTGAGGCTATTTGGAGTTAACCTCGAATGTCACGGTGACGTTGTCGAGACACCACCGTGTCCGGACGGCTACAATGGCCAACACTTTTACTATTACTCAACTCCTGATCccatggtaattttttttattctatcatATTCAATTTGCTTACGTCAAGTATGTCTATGCTACTATGCCAATAATTAAGTAGGAGTATTAAACAGATGTCGTGGCTGTTTCTCGAGATGAGACATGaagttagtattttttttttaaatagaccTGAAAGAGcttttgtttaataataatgTAAAGAAGGAATCAGGAGGACTAATACTGCACTTGAATGTAAACGCACATGGCCAATTAGTTGATGATAACTTTGTAGCCTTACAtgattttagttttctttttcttctgtaGCCTAGCATGATTTTTTATGCAGAAGATAAAGtgataataataacaatagttGCGTGATGGTTTTGTGAAACAGAATATCTCATTTGCTGGAGAAGCAATGGAACAGGTAGGAGATGGACGACGTTGATGATATTTGAAAAGAAGTGACAATCTTTTAGATATTGACTTTAGATTATGAGTCCATACTTGGCCCAGTTGTCATAGAGAAACACCAAAAAGGAGGACAATTAATATCAGTATAACttcattattatgtatttagttatttactATTTAAccaatttgaaaacaaaaaaaaaagagagtagaattttctttttcaacATTTGAGCCAGAGAGTTAAAAATGTGTATTATTTGATGCCTGAGAATCCGAGATAACTTCAATGAAGCTTGCAAAAGGTCATTTGAGAGCTTGTATCATGTATACGTGCATGTATAGTGAATCAATGACGATGAAAGATGATTTGGGAAATGTTGTGATTCATGTGATGAGATTACAAGAAGAAAAAAGTGTGGCCCTAACACATGATTAAAGAAGCAAAGCATGTGTGTAAAAATGTATGTTGTGTTACAACTTACAACGCCTTCTCTATCTGGTCCAGAGCAAAACCTAAGGACCATTTTATTCTATATTACTCTTCTTTTGATtctctattgtttttttttcttttgaattgcAGAAAAAGTGTGGAAGGAATATCTGAATCATTTATACAAGATATTCATTCTGACAAAACGAGTTATATGGTCCCAATTGTTTCTTTGCGTTTACGTTTGCCATTTTTATGATTATAATATAACATGGAAGGCAATTGCAAATGTAAATGCAAACGAAACGATAAGGACTTTGGTATTCTATGTTTTCTAGTTCGTATTTATTATTCAGATATTCTCGTCTCCTCTCTTTGGTTCCTGAAGTGCTCTTCAAGAGTTCTCATCCACACCATAACAAAGAAGTCTgttatctttctttctctggGCTGGGCTTTAAAGCCATTTAAGTTTTCGCCCTGGATCCAAATACTAGAGTTTTAACTAGTAGTCTTGGCCATTTGAAAGATtatatgttgttaaaaaaagtagaaagattatatatatacctaCTTGATagtatatatctttttattatgTTTGTGTATATAAACTACACGTAGGAACATAGTAAATTAAGAAGAAACATAGATATAATCATATCCATAAATTAGTCAAAAGCTCAAATCCATTGCACATGATGTAAAGGTAAGTCTTCATAGACTTGCCTTGTATGAACGATTCTCTTTTTAGTATGGTAATAAATCGCTTGATTCTTCAATCTCAAATTGTTTCTTTATTTCTAATAATACTCTAAAAGTAGTGATTTgctattgatttttattatatactatttcttAGAATTTAAAGGAAAAAGCAGCATGCGCTATCATGTATCATGTATGGATACTTCAACATCATGTAACAATGCTTTCGTATTTTATAAGGGCAGAAACTGTAAAGCTACCCGCTTTGAATATCAGAAGAAATTCATCAAATTGatgaataaatatataaatagttttaatgaaaacataatagttttaaatatattgggAAACTGAATGTCATCTagatctaaaacatgtagaagcGAGCATGTGaggaaacatttttttattatacgtTAGTTGATTTTGTGTTTTCTCACATGGATGAATTAATAATGGATCTATTGATTATTAATTACGTATTTATTGCGTTACCGGTACATATATATTTACTGCTAATACTTTGGTAAATAAGATCGCATATTCACAAATTTCACGTCAAGAAGGGAGAGAGATCAAATCTTATTCTTACGTCGACATGGACGATCATCAACAGTAGCTATACCTTTCTCCTGTGCATTATAGGTATGTTTCACAAAAATCTAAGAGAGGGAGAATCTGACAAGAGTCTTTAAAATTGGTTTTATTAATTAAGTGTTTTTTTCGGGTGTTGTAGAAATGGGACATGGAACTTGGGTGGTTTGTGTGATGCAGGACAGAGCCAGAGATTGATATGAAGAGGATGGAATCTGACCCTGTGCACAACAGTTATATCTCTAAAGTAGTACAGGAAATGAGATATGAACATGGTAAGGTTAAGTTTATGAACATTACTATTAGGGATAAATGTCCCACATTGGATATTGCAAGGGATCCTAatcaatatataagatagatgggtCCTTCCACTTaacaccaattggttttaggttgaaagctcatctagcttaacatggtatTAGAGCCCGATCCA
The Brassica napus cultivar Da-Ae chromosome A1, Da-Ae, whole genome shotgun sequence DNA segment above includes these coding regions:
- the LOC106435720 gene encoding B3 domain-containing protein At3g11580 isoform X2; translation: MSGNHYSRDVHHNSPSVHHHQNYAVVDREYLFEKSLTPSDVGKLNRLVIPKQHAEKHFPLNNAGDDVAAVETTEKGMLLTFEDESGKCWKFRYSYWNSSQSYVLTKGWSRYVKDKHLHAGDVVFFQRHRFDLHRVFIGWRKRGEVSSPTAVSVVSQEARVNTTAYWSGLTTPYRQVHASTSSYPNIHQEYSHYGSSRTVRLFGVNLECHGDVVETPPCPDGYNGQHFYYYSTPDPMNISFAGEAMEQVGDGRR
- the LOC106435720 gene encoding B3 domain-containing protein At3g11580 isoform X1, which produces MSGNHYSRDVHHNSPSVHHHQNYAVVDREYLFEKSLTPSDVGKLNRLVIPKQHAEKHFPLNNAGDDVAAVETTEKGMLLTFEDESGKCWKFRYSYWNSSQSYVLTKGWSRYVKDKHLHAGDVVFFQRHRFDLHRVFIGWRKRGEVSSPTAVSVVSQEARVNTTAYWSGLTTPYRQVHASTSSYPNIHQEYSHYGAVAEIPTVVTGSSRTVRLFGVNLECHGDVVETPPCPDGYNGQHFYYYSTPDPMNISFAGEAMEQVGDGRR